The Proteus vulgaris genome has a segment encoding these proteins:
- the pmfC gene encoding outer membrane usher protein, which translates to MLISYFHSTKWKNICAILLLCLAFFAQAEQDDSVEFNIHMLDAEDRDNVDLSRFATSNYIIPGMYYLDIRINGRDFPRQNINYVEVKPNYSVACIDPSLLKKLTINEENQKFIEEISPNCFNINQLPGITIKNDGGILDIVIPRSLMKYEDADWTPPELWDPGISGLLLDYTLTGTSIRPNKGHNNNSLTGYGQTGINLGEWRLRAEYQGNYSSEYASNNSFDWNQIYAYKPLPNQAAKLTLGETYLNSQVFDSFRFTGANIQSDERMLPPSLQGYAPEIHGIANTNAKVTVTQNGRLIYETTVPAGPFAIKHLQNTVQGQLDVRVEEQNGKINEFQVQTANLPYMTRPGSVRYNTSFGQSSLNNHKMQGPVFYQGDFSWGMNNTWSLYGGVLLTAKDYNAWSLGLGHDMGRLGTLSGDITQSYSKTYNNDNINGMSFKLNYAKTFDEYHSTITFAGYRFSEKTFRSFSQYIDERYNDINNNGYEKEMYTITGNKTFWADDIEKSTTLYLSYRHQNYWDRNTQEQYGATISRNFSIMGVEQINTNLSAFRTQHKGNTDDSISFNISVPLGSGRNIGYSLQDSNGKVNQMASYSDNSNYNNLWRVRAGLSSDNKANTDGYYQHRSQYAEINANASYQQDNYIAVGATVKGGFTATRHGAALHSSSMTSSTARMMVDTDGVSGVPFNNQSTTTNLFGIGVLTDLTSYNNVDARIDVDKMDSDIETRKAITSATLTEGAIGYYTFPVRQGERLMAILQTADQKHPPFGAEVTNKDGENMGMVMEEGLVYIAGVHLNESLNVVWAGKTQCTITIPTAINDPLKRELLLCQGF; encoded by the coding sequence TGTTAATTTCTTATTTTCACAGCACAAAATGGAAAAACATTTGTGCCATTTTGCTATTGTGCTTAGCGTTTTTCGCTCAAGCTGAGCAAGATGATTCTGTGGAATTTAATATTCACATGCTAGATGCAGAAGATAGAGATAATGTCGATCTTTCTCGCTTTGCCACTTCTAATTATATTATTCCAGGTATGTACTACCTGGATATCCGTATAAATGGACGAGATTTTCCTCGTCAAAACATTAATTACGTTGAAGTGAAGCCTAATTATTCTGTTGCTTGTATTGATCCATCTCTTCTAAAGAAATTAACGATTAATGAAGAAAATCAAAAATTTATTGAAGAGATCTCACCTAATTGTTTCAATATTAATCAACTCCCCGGTATCACCATCAAAAATGATGGCGGTATTCTTGATATTGTTATTCCTCGTTCATTAATGAAATACGAAGATGCCGACTGGACCCCACCCGAATTATGGGATCCGGGCATATCAGGGTTATTACTTGACTATACCTTAACAGGAACATCAATTCGTCCGAATAAAGGTCACAATAACAACTCACTGACAGGTTATGGGCAAACGGGTATTAATCTTGGTGAATGGCGTTTACGGGCTGAATACCAAGGAAATTATTCATCTGAATACGCCTCAAACAATAGTTTTGATTGGAATCAGATCTACGCTTATAAACCACTTCCTAACCAAGCAGCAAAATTAACGCTTGGTGAAACTTATTTAAACTCTCAAGTCTTTGATAGTTTCCGTTTTACTGGTGCCAATATACAAAGCGATGAAAGAATGTTGCCCCCCTCTTTACAAGGTTATGCGCCAGAAATTCATGGTATTGCAAATACCAATGCTAAAGTCACGGTAACCCAAAATGGCCGTTTAATTTATGAAACAACCGTACCTGCAGGCCCTTTTGCCATTAAACATCTTCAAAATACAGTACAAGGCCAACTCGATGTCAGAGTTGAGGAGCAAAATGGCAAAATAAACGAATTTCAAGTACAAACTGCGAATCTACCTTATATGACACGACCTGGCTCCGTGCGTTATAACACATCATTCGGTCAGTCATCGCTTAATAACCATAAAATGCAAGGCCCTGTTTTCTATCAGGGTGATTTTTCATGGGGAATGAATAACACCTGGTCTCTTTATGGTGGTGTTTTGTTAACAGCCAAAGATTACAATGCATGGTCATTGGGTTTAGGTCATGATATGGGACGCTTAGGGACTCTTTCTGGAGATATTACTCAATCCTATAGCAAAACCTATAATAACGATAATATCAATGGTATGTCATTTAAACTTAACTATGCTAAAACCTTTGATGAGTATCACAGTACTATTACCTTTGCGGGTTACCGTTTTTCAGAGAAAACATTTCGCTCTTTTTCTCAATATATTGATGAACGTTATAACGATATCAATAACAATGGCTATGAAAAAGAAATGTATACCATCACTGGTAACAAAACCTTTTGGGCCGATGATATTGAAAAATCAACCACACTTTATCTCTCTTATCGTCATCAAAATTATTGGGATAGAAATACACAAGAGCAGTATGGTGCCACAATAAGTCGTAATTTTTCGATAATGGGTGTGGAGCAGATTAATACTAACCTCTCTGCATTCCGTACTCAGCATAAAGGGAATACTGATGACAGTATTTCTTTCAATATTTCAGTCCCATTAGGCAGTGGCCGAAATATAGGTTATAGCCTGCAAGACAGTAATGGGAAAGTAAACCAAATGGCTTCTTATTCGGACAATAGCAATTATAATAATTTGTGGCGTGTCCGTGCTGGTTTAAGTTCAGATAATAAAGCGAATACAGACGGTTATTACCAACATCGCTCGCAATATGCAGAAATAAATGCCAATGCAAGCTATCAACAAGATAATTATATTGCTGTAGGTGCAACAGTAAAAGGCGGATTTACAGCTACTCGTCATGGCGCTGCATTACATAGTAGCAGCATGACATCCAGTACAGCTCGAATGATGGTTGATACAGATGGCGTTTCAGGTGTGCCGTTTAATAACCAAAGTACGACAACAAATCTATTTGGTATTGGGGTACTTACTGACTTAACCAGCTATAACAACGTTGATGCGCGTATTGATGTTGATAAAATGGATTCAGATATTGAAACACGTAAAGCCATCACTTCAGCAACGTTAACTGAAGGTGCTATTGGTTACTATACATTCCCTGTTCGCCAAGGTGAACGTCTAATGGCTATCTTGCAAACCGCTGATCAAAAACATCCTCCTTTTGGTGCTGAAGTCACTAATAAAGATGGTGAAAATATGGGAATGGTGATGGAAGAAGGACTAGTCTATATCGCGGGTGTTCACCTCAATGAATCATTAAACGTGGTCTGGGCGGGGAAAACCCAATGCACAATTACAATTCCGACAGCAATTAACGATCCACTAAAACGTGAATTGTTATTATGTCAGGGATTTTAA
- the pmfD gene encoding fimbrial chaperone protein — translation MNSFNTLKTLFCGSLLAFSMVNTTQAGVSLDRTRIVLTGNENSASVNLKNTSPDIPFLAQSWVENEHGQKIASPLVALPPLQRLDGDQKGVVRITKTAEIGLLPQDRESLFYLNVREIPPAPKQANVLQMAMQSRIKLFYRPTAVIPEKPGMIWQDQLIFKKQENKFIAENPTPYYITIIGLSNKLNGEDSDKLTTFPGLMIAPKSSLEIPVKTSNVNQFYMMYVNDYGGHPELKFVCQQNSCKAAPKEQQPKY, via the coding sequence ATGAACTCATTCAACACACTCAAAACACTTTTTTGCGGTTCATTACTTGCATTTAGCATGGTGAATACAACACAAGCTGGTGTGTCATTAGATAGAACACGTATTGTGTTAACTGGTAATGAAAATTCAGCCAGTGTGAATTTAAAAAATACGAGTCCTGATATTCCTTTTTTAGCTCAATCATGGGTTGAAAATGAACACGGCCAAAAAATTGCGTCACCTTTAGTGGCCCTTCCCCCTTTACAACGTCTTGATGGCGACCAAAAAGGGGTTGTGAGAATAACCAAAACCGCAGAAATTGGACTTTTACCACAAGATAGAGAGTCTCTATTTTATTTAAATGTCCGTGAAATTCCACCCGCACCAAAGCAAGCAAACGTGTTACAAATGGCAATGCAGTCACGGATAAAATTATTCTATCGCCCTACCGCTGTTATTCCTGAAAAACCCGGTATGATTTGGCAAGATCAATTAATATTTAAAAAACAAGAAAATAAATTTATTGCAGAAAATCCAACACCTTACTACATCACGATTATTGGTCTTTCGAATAAATTGAATGGTGAAGATAGTGATAAATTAACTACATTCCCTGGTTTAATGATTGCGCCTAAATCGTCACTGGAAATTCCTGTTAAAACCAGTAACGTCAATCAATTCTATATGATGTATGTAAATGATTACGGTGGGCATCCAGAATTAAAATTTGTTTGCCAACAAAACAGCTGTAAAGCAGCCCCGAAAGAACAACAACCCAAATATTAA
- the pmfE_1 gene encoding minor fimbrial subunit — translation MNPTTANFYFNTLKLFFTGAILCTPIIASAYIHGEVRTVGGPNVFRVALNNATFPNNRPGETATVNFSLPDRYLATVYCPKDPLVPNSRTYYMANSDLRYLGNNYYELNEYVDVQIKFSIWGPDSLPTVPFIEKPNNRNGQQGCRVPESPKPNMSSGSSGVLVFRLKKPIINGISLTGQAVAQMYARVGNGLYREYGPEPISKLVISSGILTTEDRCTFNNGSPITFDFGNVGNTSDYLNGQNYKITRNIPIKCEGGSFTNPNSRIMFKIQTGSSGIASFNPNYLGTTGPVDRTNLGIVLRDKSGAIVPPNQYFSVGKLNNFKGSWEITAAPIAKTGSKITEGEFSAHATLVAEFM, via the coding sequence ATGAATCCAACAACAGCAAATTTTTATTTCAATACGCTAAAATTATTTTTTACTGGCGCAATATTATGCACTCCAATTATTGCTTCTGCTTATATTCATGGAGAAGTTCGTACCGTCGGTGGCCCCAATGTTTTTAGAGTTGCGTTAAATAACGCAACATTCCCTAATAACCGACCAGGTGAAACCGCCACCGTCAATTTTTCATTGCCTGATAGATACTTGGCCACTGTTTATTGCCCAAAAGATCCCTTGGTACCCAATTCTCGTACCTATTATATGGCAAATTCTGATCTACGTTATTTAGGCAATAATTACTATGAACTTAATGAATACGTTGATGTTCAAATCAAGTTTTCTATTTGGGGGCCTGATTCGCTTCCTACTGTTCCTTTTATTGAAAAACCCAACAATCGAAATGGGCAACAAGGTTGCCGTGTTCCTGAATCCCCCAAACCGAACATGTCGTCAGGAAGTAGCGGTGTCTTAGTGTTTCGCTTGAAAAAACCGATTATTAATGGAATTTCATTAACAGGGCAAGCCGTAGCTCAAATGTATGCTCGTGTAGGTAATGGCTTATATCGAGAATATGGCCCTGAGCCTATTTCGAAATTAGTCATTAGTTCAGGCATATTAACCACTGAAGATAGATGTACATTTAATAACGGCTCTCCAATTACCTTTGATTTTGGCAATGTTGGTAATACTTCTGACTACTTAAATGGCCAGAACTACAAAATTACGCGTAATATTCCAATAAAATGTGAAGGTGGTAGTTTTACTAATCCTAACAGTCGAATTATGTTTAAAATTCAAACTGGAAGCTCAGGTATCGCTAGTTTTAATCCTAATTATCTTGGAACAACAGGACCTGTAGATCGAACCAATCTAGGTATTGTTTTAAGAGACAAATCAGGAGCAATTGTGCCTCCTAATCAATATTTTTCTGTGGGAAAACTGAATAACTTCAAAGGAAGCTGGGAAATCACCGCCGCCCCCATCGCAAAAACAGGGAGCAAAATTACAGAAGGTGAGTTTTCAGCACATGCTACATTAGTTGCAGAGTTTATGTAA
- the pmfF gene encoding minor fimbrial subunit produces the protein MNNKIKKSAISLLLLFSSSAFAATELIGGDMEFKGVVVAHGCTIVAGDENKVIDFKQISAKDLYTFQKSEPVTFSISLENCSQDIYKSVTITLDGKEHPTMPNHLAVVGTGSEDPKSIGIVFTDVQRNVIQLKKPSTTRLLNNKRIQFNFMTYVEASPSALKNQTLLTGPFQAQATYTLNYQ, from the coding sequence ATGAATAACAAAATTAAAAAATCCGCTATTTCACTTTTGCTATTATTTTCATCTTCAGCTTTTGCAGCGACAGAACTTATTGGCGGTGATATGGAGTTTAAAGGTGTTGTTGTCGCACATGGTTGTACTATAGTTGCCGGTGATGAAAATAAGGTGATCGATTTCAAACAGATATCCGCAAAAGATCTCTATACTTTTCAAAAAAGTGAACCCGTTACGTTTAGTATTAGTTTAGAAAATTGCAGCCAAGATATTTATAAAAGTGTCACAATTACACTTGATGGGAAAGAGCATCCTACAATGCCTAATCATCTTGCTGTTGTTGGTACAGGATCTGAAGATCCTAAAAGTATCGGGATTGTATTTACTGATGTGCAACGCAATGTTATTCAATTAAAAAAGCCGAGCACAACTCGACTTCTTAATAATAAACGTATTCAGTTTAATTTTATGACGTATGTTGAGGCATCACCCTCTGCACTGAAAAATCAAACATTGCTAACAGGCCCTTTCCAAGCTCAAGCAACCTATACTCTTAATTATCAGTAA